A single genomic interval of Penicillium psychrofluorescens genome assembly, chromosome: 2 harbors:
- a CDS encoding uncharacterized protein (ID:PFLUO_003540-T1.cds;~source:funannotate): protein MFPTNSTAAVTSLPGQSTTALTAGPIQRSVSVFAHTSHAQHPVFVVSAFGTIVASVNRSVSRAPGQFDQLPQTEPQKILKDIVIPRLTNSQALFYFGVLATKAHLNPQFTFKYGLQGAHRVGVLLTLYGHTIAIGPRYATARGAKAAACRQALAELREYNPQWPLPAEPTEGPTDVTWNWTQLLEEHCAQNGLPSPKYTPRHEFCCNVLVNGEKLSTWRQCSSLHEAQQTVAHVAFHQLMV from the exons ATGTTTCCCACAAACTCTACTGCAGCCGTCACGTCGTTGCCTGGCCAGTCTACGACTGCCTTGACTGCAGGCCCCATCCAGCGAAGCGTCTCGGTGTTCGCCCACACCAGCCATGCCCAGCATCCTGTCTTTGTTGTCTCGGCCTTTGGCACCATCGTGGCTTCAGTGAA CCGATCTGTGTCCCGAGCCCCCGGTCAATTCGACCAGCTTCCGCAGACAGAACCCCAA AAAATCTTGAAGGACATTGTCATCCCGCGCCTGACAAACAGCCAAGCGCTGTTTTACTTTGGTGTGCTGGCCACAAAGGCCCATCTCAACCCCCAGTTCACCTTCAAGTACGGGCTTCAGGGTGCCCACCGAGTCGGGGTTCTGCTCACTCTCTATGGCCACACTATTGCGATCGGGCCTCGGTATGCCACCGCGCGCGGAGCCAAGGCAGCTGCGTGTCGGCAGGCCCTTGCAGAGCTACGGGAGTATAATCCCCAGTGGCCGCTCCCCGCGGAGCCGACGGAGGGCCCAACGGATGTTACTTGGAATTGGACCCAGCTGCTCGAAG AACACTGTGCGCAGAACGGTCTGCCGAGTCCGAAGTATACCCCCCGGCATGAGTTCTGTTGCAACGTCTTGGTTAATGGCGAGAAGCTCAGCACCTGGCGGCAGTGCAGCTCTCTGCACGAAGCTCAGCAGACAGTTGCTCACGTTGCATTCCACCAGCTGATGGTGTaa
- a CDS encoding uncharacterized protein (ID:PFLUO_003541-T1.cds;~source:funannotate), with protein MNQMNVAGMNPGVGGPVGGVPMINNGSTAPRNDGNMNNPEIMINNLNTYIYDYFLKRGYHDCARALVQDESIKLNTDSGKTSPGSRDMNGVDDMMTDGKDGEKIKIPDDLPRPSLPSEGQQSSFLLDWFSLFWDFFWAQRKKGNSNDVRQYLQHTQNIMRMREQQHNQLLRQQPMMPGQMNPMNMRPRNGMVPPNLQKTVLQNNSLSPQQIAQLQKNQQMQMMQHQMQRDQSDMDMNGHRPQSPASTDNAPSPSKRPRLEGGPNGQQLAPNGQRQGQGMPGQPNPQMVMQNGPMAQRGMNQAQFQQFQGQPGQQKNMQGMPNGGLMNAGVMPNQDLMPMPDGQGMYPMGPEYFSANGQMGQVRPGMQTPGAQPGNHALQDYQMQLMLLEQQNKRRLMMARQEQDNMTRTDGQPPMPGQGLPPGTSPQGSRAGASPNPNDQMKRGTPKMPQSGLPGSPSAGDAMGQNRSSPGSMNLNGGQMIPDMAGQFFPPNMRPPSSNPAFTGAQMGQPIPANAAQRMPSGSWQPGAPGQPMAPQQSPVNQVQVGTPQERGAMPPPQAPPVAGANAGRTQPASPQTGGNAPPTPQQASKPAPKGGKKAANAKRPKGKNANANAAAATPSSEAATAEPPTPQTPSTPQHPQSFNKNGANATTGAQAPPTTAAAPPPMVPDPSQQPFQDLSIPDVSTFHLNFSPLENQDLLENFDFDTFLNTDADTAGFGFDPNISYPADGVETGADGL; from the exons ATGAACCAGATGAACGTTGCTGGGATGAACCCCGGGGTCGGTGGCCCTGTTGGCGGTGTCCCGATGATCAACAACGGCTCAACAGCTCCTCGTAATGACGGCAACATGAACAACCCCGAGATCATGATCAACAATCTCAACACCTATATCTACGACTATTTCCTTAAACGCGGTTACCACGACTGTGCTCGCGCACTCGTCCAGGATGAATCCATCAAGCTGAACACCGACTCCGGGAAGACCAGTCCGGGTAGTCGCGACATGAATGGCGTTGACGATATGATGACTGAcggcaaggatggcgagaagATAAAGATCCCGGATGATCTTCCTCGGCCAAGTCTTCCCAGCGAAGGCCAACagtcttctttcctcctcgacTGGTTCAGTCTCTTTTGGGACTTCTTCTGGGCTCAACGGAAGAAGGGGAACAGCAACGACGTGAGACAGTATCTTCAGCACACTCAG AATATCATGCGTATGCGGGAACAGCAGCACaaccagctgctgcggcagcaaCCCATGATGCCCGGCCAAATGAACCCGATGAACATGCGCCCCCGCAATGGCATGGTCCCCCCTAATCTGCAGAAGACAGTGCTTCAGAACAACTCGCT ATCTCCGCAGCAGATAGCGCAGTTGCAGAAGAACCAACAGATGCAGATGATGCAGCACCAGATGCAACGGGATCAGTCTGACATGGACATGAACGGGCATCGACCGCAATCCCCTGCATCCACTGACAATgccccgtcgccgtcgaAGCGCCCACGCCTCGAAGGTGGTCCTAATGGTCAGCAGTTGGCACCGAACGGACAGCGTCAAGGTCAAGGGATGCCAGGCCAGCCGAACCCGCAGATGGTCATGCAGAATGGTCCCATGGCGCAGAGAGGTATGAACCAggcccagttccagcagTTCCAAGGACAGCCGGGACAGCAGAAGAACATGCAG GGTATGCCGAATGGTGGCTTGATGAACGCCGGTGTTATGCCCAATCAAGATCTTATGCCGATGCCGGACGGCCAAGGAATGTACCCCATGGGTCCTGAGTACTTCAGCGCCAACGGCCAGATGGGCCAGGTCCGACCTGGAATGCAGACGCCTGGCGCTCAGCCTGGCAACCATGCTCTCCAGGATTATCAAATGCAACTGATGCTTCTCGAGCAACAGAACAAGCGACGTCTGATGATGGCCCGCCAGGAGCAGGACAACATGACCCGTACTGATGGCCAGCCCCCGATGCCCGGACAGGGACTGCCCCCAGGCACGTCTCCTCAGGGTAGTCGGGCCGGTGCATCCCCGAACCCGAACGATCAGATGAAGCGGGGAACGCCGAAGATGCCCCAGAGCGGCCTTCCTGGATCGCCCAGTGCTGGCGACGCGATGGGTCAAAACCGTAGTTCGCCGGGTTCCATGAATCTAAATGGTGGTCAGATGATTCCGGACATGGCAGGCCAGTTCTTCCCACCAAACATGCGGCCTCCGAGCTCCAACCCGGCGTTTACTGGAGCGCAGATGGGCCAGCCTATTCCCGCAAACGCTGCCCAACGGATGCCTAGCGGAAGCTGGCAGCCGGGCGCCCCTGGACAGCCTATGGCCCCACAGCAGTCTCCTGTGAACCAGGTTCAGGTGGGGACCCCGCAAGAGCGAGGCGCGATGCCACCTCCTCAAGCACCACCTGTTGCCGGAGCCAACGCTGGCCGTACTCAACCGGCCTCTCCTCAGACCGGTGGCAATGCACCTCCGACGCCCCAGCAGGCCTCCAAGCCCGCACCCAAGggcggcaagaaggccgcgAACGCAAAG CGACCTAAGGGGAAGAACGCTAACGCGAATGCGGCGGCTGCTACGCCATCCTCAGAGGCGGCGACAGCAGAGCCGCCTACTCCCCAGACGCCCTCCACGCCCCAGCATCCTCAGTCCTTCAACAAGAATGGGGCGAACGCGACTACGGGTGCGCAGGCGCCGCCCACCACAGCCGCGgctccgccgccgatggTCCCGGATCCGAGCCAGCAACCCTTCCAAGACCTCAGCATCCCTGATGTTTCCACCTTCCACCTCAACTTCAGCCCACTGGAGAACCAGGATCTCCTGGAGAACTTTGATTTCGACACGTTCCTCAATACAGACGCGGACACTGCTGGTTTCGGCTTTGACCCCAATATATCCTACCCGGCGGACGGTGTTGAGACGGGGGCCGACGGCCTGTGA
- a CDS encoding uncharacterized protein (ID:PFLUO_003542-T1.cds;~source:funannotate), with the protein MSSTTKASRIGEEIWKTRVDKVNAELVTLTYGTIVAQLCQDYDSDYQEVNKQLDKMGYNIGMRLIEDFLAKSGVGRCANFRETADMIAKVRTSVIRNGYMSEQVGFKIFLNVTPTVTNWTSDNNQFSLIFDENPLADFVELPDDGRSQDELWFSNILCGVLRGSLEMVQVQIEAHFVSDVLRGDDTTEMRVSLVRYIEDEMPPEED; encoded by the exons atgtcATCTACGACGAAAGCGTCAAGAATAGGAGAAGA AATCTGGAA GACGCGGGTCGATAAAGTCAATGCGGAGCTGGTCACATTAACCTACGGGACAATCGTGGCGCAATTATGCCAGGATTACGATAGCGACTACCAAGAGGTCAACAAGCAGCTGGACAAGATGGGCTATAACATCGGCATGCGGCTGATCGAGGACTTTCTGGCCAAATCAGGCGTGGGCCGGTGCGCCAACTTTCGGGAGACGGCCGATATGATTGCCAAGGTGCGCACCTCCGTTATCCGAAATGGATACATGTCGG AGCAGGTGGGCTTTAAGATCTTCCTGAATGTGACGCCAACCGTCACGAACTGGACGAGCGACAACAACCAGTTCTCGCTCATCTTCGACGAAAACCCTCTGGCCGACTTTGTCGAGCTGCCAGATGACGGGCGCTCGCAGGATGAGCTGTGGTTCTCCAACATTCTGTGCGGCGTTCTGCGCGGCTCACTGGAGATG GTTCAAGTGCAGATCGAGGCGCACTTTGTGAGTGACGTGCTGCGGGGCGACGATACGACGGAGATGCGAGTGTCCCTAGTGCGGTATATCGAGGACGAGATGCCGCCGGAAGAAGACTAG
- a CDS encoding uncharacterized protein (ID:PFLUO_003543-T1.cds;~source:funannotate), with product MSGEKRPAQEDFGSSSQVVKRKKSDAGLNAGTAVVKSSAQNGSLVQAVPRTSGLDAPIMELTGGIARRSVGHHEANEYQGHSGEVFTVRLDPTAQHIASGSMDRSILLWNTYGQCENYGQLTGHRGAVLDLQWSRDSRALFSASADMTLGSWDIETGKRVRRHIGHEEIVNCLDISKRGQELLVSGSDDGCIGIWDARQKDALEYLETELPITAVALSEAGNEIYSGGIDNTIHVWDLRKKAVVYSMAGHTDTITSLQISPDSQTLLSNSHDSTVRTWDIRPFAPTNRQVKTYDGAPVGLEKNLIRASWDPKGEKIAAGSGDRSVVVWEAKTGKLLYKLPGHKGTVNDVQFSPNDEPIVVSCSSDRNLMLGELGK from the exons ATGTCTGGGGAGAAACGTCCTGCGCAAGAGGACTTTGGCTCTTCTAGCCAGGTGGTGAAGCGAAAGAAGTCCGACGCCGGTCTCAATGCGGGCACCGCCGTCGTCAAGAGCTCGGCGCAAAATGGATCGCTGGTTCAAGCA GTGCCTCGCACCAGCGGGCTGGATGCCCCGATCATGGAATTGACAGGTGGGATCGCCCGCCGTTCTGTCGGCCATCATGAAGCTAACGAATATCAAGGTCACTCGGGAGAAGTCTTCACGGTTCGGTTGGATCCGACTGCTCAGCACATCGCATCTGGCTCAATGGATCGATCCATCT TGCTTTGGAACACCTACGGACAATGCGAAAATTACGGCCAATTGACAGGACATCGGGGCGCAGTGTTGGATCTGCAATGGTCGCGAGACTCCAGGGCcctcttctccgcatctGCAGATATGACACTGGGCAGCTGGGATATAGAGACCGGGAAGCGCGTGCGTCGCCACATCGGCCATGAGGAAATCGTCAATTGTCTCGACATCAGCAAGAGAGGCCAGGAGCTGCTGGTCAGTGGCAGTGATGATGGATGTATCGGTATCTGGGATGCGCGACAGAAGGATGCTCTGGAATACCTGGAGACAGAGCTGCCTATCACGGCCGTGGCCCTCTCCGAGGCAGGCAACGAGATCTACAGCGGTGGCATTGACAACACCATCCACGTCTGGGATCTCCGGAAGAAGGCGGTGGTCTACTCGATGGCAGGACACACAGACACTATCACTTCGTTGCAAATTTCTCCGGACTCGCAGACCCTCCTGTCCAACTCGCATGACTCCACGGTTCGGACTTGGGACATCCGGCCATTCGCCCCGACCAATCGACAGGTGAAGACGTACGACGGTGCGCCTGTCGGGCTAGAGAAGAATCTCATCCGTGCCAGCTGGGACCCCAAGGGTGAGAAGATTGCTGCTGGGAGCGGCGATCGAAGCGTGGTGGTGTGGGAGGCCAAGACGGGCAAGCTTCTGTACAAGCTTCCCGGACACAAGGGCACCGTCAACGACGTGCAGTTCTCTCCCAACGACGAGCCTATCG TGGTCTCTTGCTCCTCCGACCGAAACTTGATGctcggcgagctgggcaaATGA
- a CDS encoding uncharacterized protein (ID:PFLUO_003544-T1.cds;~source:funannotate) → MGVWAVLLLLWLGLAEGMREHQIKQLRQETEQMFYHGFDNYLAHAFPEDELRPLTCGPLTRDQTTDSALTDVLGNYSLTLIDSLSTLAILSSSPENGEKSLSHFQNGVRDFVKLYGDGSDGPAGQGERSRGFDLDSKVQLFETVIRGLGGLLSAHLFAVGDLPITTYDPPEHEVAFANAWDKTSFSKSDHGITWDNGLIYDGQLLRLAVDLANRLLPAFYTETGLPYPRVNLRHGVPFYTNSPLNANSPNSEKESEEEATETCSAGAGSLVLEMTVLSRLTGDGRYEDLAKRAFWAVWVRRSVIGLIGFGIDAESGKWMSPYSGIGAGTDSFFEYAFKSHVLLSAGEHQPFDSSNPWAAMDDYYAPLKEQQHSAEAFLDVWEESQESINRHLYRGEGYQYPHFILGDVLTGATRAFWIDSLSAYYPGLLTLAGKVDEAIEVHLLATAVWTRYSGLPERWNVATGDIEGGLAWYGGRPEFIESTYYIYRATQDPWYLHVGEMVLRDIKRRCWTKCGWAGILDVLTGELINRMESFFLGETAKYLFLLFHPDHPLNHIDAPWVFSTEGHPLVIPKRTMASRQPRSQQEQSDWKVTDVCPISPPLALGISSTASRSNLFHAAHLARLDLMPTRGVAEGPILEDSADHPSVSVSDLSSPSNYTFYPWTLPPQLVPFNATSAPMAVRPTLDISFPSLPGNVNLGPGALERVRDGVFVKTIGGLKLSMVRDGPYDTNDHGNEEAYRVQVVNNVPLGKDEKVYLSREITFDVVDPSDPNFTRVRDISMLDLVIDVLPEPARQRNGSNAPRAQQSAAERPESGEAQFGRRKPAASIVDAGPDSAMKTMLSSLVNSMSSFFQDEPPADTVRLSLPASIATGVGAAPMPDVEDATTISITRLPSLKPLSWSTISFAGELCNERVLREVAQTHEVLVIKRGDCTFSEKLRNIAAYRPSRSALKLVIVVSNDEDPASYSGDDATLAAVRAEPFLVRPYLEESQITAGGIPRPHPISLVMLGGGDETYELLRHATGIGIRRRYMIQSQGVPVNNVYIV, encoded by the exons ATGGGCGTCTGGGCCGTGCTActgctgctctggctggGCCTGGCCGAGGGCATGCGAGAGCATCAGATTAAACAGTTGAG GCAAGAAACGGAGCAGATGTTCTACCACGGCTTCGACAACTACCTGGCCCACGCATTCCCCGAAGACGAACTGCGCCCATTGACCTGCGGCCCTCTCACTCGCGACCAGACCACCGATAGCGCGCTGACCGATGTCCTGGGCAATTATTCATTGACTTTGATTGACAGTCTATCGACACTGGCAATCCTGTCGTCGAGTCCCGAGAATGGAGAAAAGTCCTTGTCGCATTTCCAGAATGGAGTTCGGGATTTTGTCAAATTGtatggagatggatcggATGGTCCTGCTGGTCAGGGAGAGCGGTCAAGGGGGTTTGATCTGGATAGCAAGGTGCAGCTGTTTGAAACGGTCATTCGAGGGTTAGGTGGCCTGCTCAGTGCCCATCTCTTTGCGGTGGGCGACctccccatcaccacctACGATCCACCAGAACACGAAGTGGCCTTCGCGAACGCATGGGATAAAACCTCGTTTTCCAAATCAGATCACGGGATTACATGGGACAATGGGTTGATCTACGATGGTCAGCTTCTTCGACTCGCGGTGGATCTGGCCAATCGTCTCCTGCCAGCGTTCTACACCGAGACGGGCCTCCCGTACCCTCGTGTAAATCTACGGCATGGTGTGCCGTTCTACACGAATTCTCCTCTAAATGCCAACTCTCCAAATTCCGAGAAAgagtcggaggaagaggctACGGAAACATGCAGCGCCGGTGCGGGTAGCTTGGTGCTCGAGATGACTGTCCTAAGCAGGCTCACCGGGGATGGCCGGTATGAGGATCTAGCAAAACGGGCTTTTTGGGCGGTTTGGGTTCGCCGCAGTGTAATTGGTCTGATTGGGTTTGGAATCGATGCCGAGTCGGGTAAATGGATGAGTCCATACTCCGGG ATTGGTGCTGGGACCGACAGCTTTTTTGAATATGCGTTCAAGTCTCACGTCCTTCTGTCCGCTGGGGAGCATCAACCATTCGATTCCAGCAATCCTTGGGCGGCTATGGATGATTATTATGCTCCCTTGAAAGAACAGCAGCACTCGGCGGAAGCCTTTTTGGATGTCTGGGAAGAATCTCAAGAGTCCATCAATCGCCATCTGTATCGGGGCGAGGGCTACCAGTATCCCCATTTTATCCTGGGGGATGTCCTCACTGGTGCTACTCGCGCTTTCTGGATCGACAGCCTCAGTGCTTATTATCCAGGGCTTCTCACCCTAGCCGGTAAagtggacgaggccatcgaaGTGCATCTGCTGGCAACTGCCGTCTGGACGCGTTACTCCGGTCTTCCTGAGCGGTGGAATGTGGCCACGGGCGACATCGAGGGCGGCCTCGCGTGGTACGGTGGTCGGCCCGAATTCATCGAGTCCACTTATTATATCTACCGGGCCACTCAAGATCCCTGGTATCTACACGTTGGGGAAATGGTCCTTCGCGACATTAAGCGACGGTGCTGGACCAAGTGCGGTTGGGCCGGCATCCTTGATGTCCTGACCGGTGAACTCATCAACCGGATGGAGAGCTTTTTCCTGGGCGAGACGGCCAAGTACCTGTTCTTGCTtttccatccagaccatccgCTCAATCACATCGATGCCCCGTGGGTGTTTTCTACCGAGGGCCATCCGCTCGTTATTCCAAAGAGAACAATGGCCTCGCGCCAACCCCGTTCCCAGCAAGAGCAGTCAGATTGGAAAGTGACTGACGTGTGTCCGATCAGCCCTCCTCTGGCACTTGGTATCTCATCCACTGCCTCTCGTTCTAATTTGTTCCATGCCGCCCACTTGGCCCGCTTGGATCTCATGCCGACTCGAGGTGTGGCCGAGGGTCCCATCCTGGAGGACTCGGCGGATCATCCGAGTGTGTCGGTCTCCGATCTGTCGTCCCCAAGCAACTACACCTTCTATCCATGGACGCTGCCACCGCAGCTCGTGCCTTTCAACGCAACCAGCGCGCCAATGGCTGTCCGTCCCACACTCGACATATCGTTCCCGTCTTTGCCGGGCAACGTCAATTTAGGGCCAGGCGCGCTGGAACGAGTCCGGGACGGGGTGTTTGTCAAAACAATCGGTGGTCTGAAGCTCAGCATGGTCAGGGATGGCCCGTATGATACGAACGATCATGGAAACGAAGAAGCATACCGGGTGCAAGTGGTCAACAACGTGCCTCTGGGCAAAGATGAGAAGGTATACCTCTCTCGCGAGATCACGTTTGATGTCGTTGATCCCTCCGATCCCAATTTCACCCGAGTCCGCGACATCTCCATGCTTGACCTCGTCATTGACGTTCTTCCAGAACCCGCTCGCCAACGCAATGGTTCAAATGCTCCACGAGCTCAACAGTCTGCGGCAGAACGTCCAGAATCTGGAGAGGCTCAATTCGGGCGCCGCAAAcccgccgcctccatcgtcGACGCCGGGCCGGACTCGGCCATGAAAACTATGCTTTCATCACTGGTCAATTCCATGTCGTCCTTTTTCCAAGATGAGCCGCCAGCGGACACGGTCCGTCTCAGTTTACCGGCTAGTATCGCCACGGGCGTCGGAGCAGCTCCAATGCCCGACGTGGAGGACGCCACCACCATTTCGATCACTCGCCTCCCATCCCTCAAGCCTCTCTCATGgtccaccatctcctttGCCGGCGAACTCTGCAACGAACGCGTCTTGCGGGAGGTCGCACAGACCCACGAGGTGCTCGTCATCAAGCGCGGCGATTGCACCTTTTCCGAGAAACTGCGCAATATCGCCGCATACCGGCCATCGCGCTCAGCGCTGAAactcgtcatcgtcgtctcAAATGACGAAGACCCAGCAAGCTATTCAGGGGATGATGCAaccctcgccgccgtccgTGCCGAGCCGTTCCTTGTCCGCCCATACCTGGAAGAAAGCCAGATCACTGCCGGCGGGATCCCACGTCCGCACCCTATTAGTTTGGTCATGCTTGGTGGGGGAGACGAGACGTACGAGCTCCTGCGGCATGCGACGGGCATTGGTATAAGGAGACGGTACATGATCCAATCGCAGGGAGTACCGGTTAACAACGTATATATCGTTtag
- a CDS encoding uncharacterized protein (ID:PFLUO_003545-T1.cds;~source:funannotate), whose translation MHLTDPPETIGTVASTAPQLQDDAPSRNQEERPLYFAYGSNLSPTQMHHRCVYNPTHSAQPLAIAVLPRWRWFICQRGYANVLPPKALRVASQSAFVPLTEEPERDEEDEEVYGVLYAMHPLDEEELDMYEGVDHDAASLEGLECATETTSEEAKNGHGGYGTIRPRAQGDGCYNKWYVDAQIVRWLVPSREEEKTVRVLVYVDEQRVREGPPKTEYIGRMNRGVRESERLGLPAQWVESTMRRFIPHEA comes from the coding sequence ATGCACCTCACCGACCCTCCCGAGACCATCGGAACAGTAGCATCCACTGCTCCCCAGCTGCAAGATGATGCACCTTCAAgaaaccaagaagaaaggccGCTCTATTTCGCCTACGGCTCCAACCTCTCCCCGACCCAAATGCACCACCGCTGCGTCTACAACCCAACTCATTCCGCGCAACCactcgccatcgccgtcctcccgcgctggcgctggtTTATCTGTCAACGTGGGTACGCGAATGTACTTCCGCCGAAAGCATTGCGGGTGGCATCGCAGTCGGCTTTTGTTCCCTTGACAGAGGAGCCAGAAagagacgaggaagatgaggaggtTTACGGGGTGCTGTATGCTATGCATCCGTtggatgaggaggagctggataTGTATGAGGGTGTGGATCATGATGCGGCATCACTGGAGGGTCTGGAATGTGCCACCGAGACTACGTCTGAGGAGGCTAAGAACGGTCATGGTGGATACGGGACTATTCGGCCCCGTGCACAGGGTGATGGATGCTACAACAAATGGTATGTCGATGCGCAGATCGTGCGCTGGCTGGTTCCATCCcgcgaggaggaaaagacaGTCCGCGTGCTGGTTTATGTCGACGAGCAGCGGGTCCGAGAAGGTCCGCCCAAGACGGAGTATATTGGGCGCATGAACCGGGGTGTTCGAGAGAGTGAAAGGCTGGGGTTGCCGGCGCAGTGGGTGGAGAGCACGATGAGGAGGTTTATCCCTCATGAGGCGTGA